In Drosophila innubila isolate TH190305 chromosome 2R unlocalized genomic scaffold, UK_Dinn_1.0 1_C_2R, whole genome shotgun sequence, the following are encoded in one genomic region:
- the LOC117784022 gene encoding uncharacterized protein LOC117784022: MNMEFEFPDFSRPDFMDGIDNEALDLFMQAAGVGGLDDTAQHGNHDGLAVDSVVSGVSKLESPHTPPMNVLDAQLSGRVNGMTMPLAHLPESPPDSGSEPAYSPLGDSHGLALTGRELIYPGLANMQQQHQQQQQSGMLQTELQFTTPSQPQGHHFVPPAQDVRVKHETGLVMNANSLLCQQQQQHQQQHQQQLNEQQLLPLLHQQQQHQDLPQDQLLYQHYDNGHGLYSTGSYQNLSSISTCMLSSPLGLGDRVQVIGTSQLSLNRSSTPSTPVHSLSRKRKMSTQLDCPDFAPKHDTGLLMSPLRNSHHSISIAPRDIANGTALASVSATVTASHSDLDLSKTPAHSHCSASVSPALSGINSQADNSLDGQTSNAAAGSGSGSEAGDPALTQCIRFSPFQPENWHKLCDQSLQELSVIYYRVDADKGFNFSVSDDAYVCQKKNHFQVTCHARLQGDAKFVKTPSGLEKIKSFHLHFYGVKFEAPNQTIRVEQSQSDRSKKPFYPVPIDLQSHIVSKITVGRLHFSETTNNNMRKKGRPNPEQRFFQLVVGLHVHTTSGHFPVVSHGSERIIVRASNPGQFESDVDLCWQRGLTQESIFHPGRVGINTDRPDESLVVHGNLKVSGHIVQPSDSRAKQEIAELDTSVQLRNMQKIRIVRYRYEPEFAVHSGLRRESDTREIVDTGVIAQEVREVIPDAVQEAGSVVLPNGNVIENFLLVNKDRILMENIGAVKELCKVTGSLETRIEHLERANNNHHNHQLRAKDLLEPRCLFPPRVYKSNNRSDGYEICSSRVMQIIIFLLIIVMAACLAAVSTLYFVEHNKQQQPQQLDGYQLFGDSRIFRPDSPTRLSDEDRLNFQHNWQSLFKNKTHVPWPSLIYAASTTRPTGGTPIRLGDGDEIQEKEELTAVMNNPQVNPPLPVAPIARITTTAPRNKTSASKNKGKWPVSQETLRPGSNQGSSQKLLHGSRSAVVGKSLAQSNNATITSSEKPQPIPLSQDFENNSIDVDAQQQQQQLQQQLKQPLKLDEHIVVVGTIASTDVENAASDPVQAIRKLNAGDVAIYNVYKTVSPPTANLALTTNKVSTEQTQLQSTLSLALDVPPPAAVRNTSGGGKDTGDALDLQSLSTTDESDSAYNPITAVFGFEYQSGLRDSSLGRRSANQRSLDWIRNKSLKTPIFGQPPECNKDKDETDNCQSSCFEDLQPAAVAADNVDANVKHQHVEDDLQSAESEEDEDVLKIQPVSGNDTSNVAASRVYHGKSSHTTAARAKQFSTETDASASEDALYTILNDAPVVAVDHSPDQVELLPKENAPIAPAATATVTVVPPPQLDCWSITSCVLAGLNNYTIDVEHFCPSSGSSLNVSYIVPVSRYLQAVSLELHFSSNKPLQWSICSNEDQSKSNAGTAQLNEDDDAPPSSWVKVLKQLGNNKLILALDMPSRGNFVRDFMLRASTDLEQQKLCDDNAHVANPILQYNFSIVRDCD, translated from the exons CTCGCCCAGATTTCATGGATGGCATTGACAATGAAGCTCTGGATTTGTTTATGCAGGCAGCCGGTGTTGGTGGACTCGATGATACGGCACAGCACGGCAACCATGATGGTCTGGCCGTGGACTCTGTTGTCTCCGGAGTGTCCAAGCTGGAATCGCCACACACACCGCCAATGAACGTGCTCGATGCCCAGCTGTCGGGTCGTGTGAATGGTATGACAATGCCATTGGCACATTTGCCAGAGAGTCCGCCCGATTCGGGGTCAGAGCCAGCCTATAGTCCATTAGGGGATTCACATGGCTTGGCGCTGACTGGACGTGAACTCATCTATCCAGGTCTGGCTaacatgcaacagcagcatcaacaacaacaacagtcggGAATGTTGCAGACGGAGTTGCAGTTTACAACGCCATCGCAGCCGCAAGGACATCACTTTGTGCCGCCGGCGCAGGATGTGAGAGTGAAGCATGAAACGGGTCTGGTGATGAATGCCAACAGTTTGctttgccagcaacaacaacagcaccagcagcagcaccagcaacagctgaacgagcaacagttgctgccgttgcttcatcagcagcagcaacatcaggaCCTGCCACAGGATCAACTGCTTTATCAGCACTATGACAATGGTCACGGCTTGTATTCAACCGGGAGCTATCAGAATCTGTCCAGCATTTCCACCTGCATGCTGTCTTCACCCCTGGGATTAGGCGATCGCGTCCAAGTAATTGGCACCAGTCAGTTATCTCTGAATCGCAGCTCCACGCCGTCGACGCCGGTGCATTCGTTATCGCGTAAACGAAAAATGTCCACGCAATTGGATTGTCCGGATTTTGCGCCCAAGCATGATACGGGTTTACTGATGAGCCCGCTGCGGAATTCACATCATTCGATATCAATAGCGCCGCGTGACATTGCCAATGGAACAGCTCTTGCCTCCGTCTCCGCCACAGTTACAGCCAGTCACAGCGATCTGGATCTGAGCAAGACACCCGCCCATTCACATTGCTCCGCCTCCGTATCGCCGGCGTTGTCCGGCATCAATTCACAAGCGGATAATAGCCTCGATGGGCAGACGAGCAATGCGGCAGCTGGTTCCGGCTCTGGCAGCGAGGCTGGCGATCCTGCGCTGACGCAGTGCATCCGCTTCAGTCCATTCCAGCCGGAGAACTGGCACAAGCTGTGCGATCAAAGCTTACAGGAACTATCCGTCATATATTATCGTGTTGATGCGGATAAGGGTTTCAATTTCAGCGTCTCGGATGACGCCTATGTGTGCCAGAAGAAGAATCACTTTCAGGTCACTTGCCATGCACGCCTTCAGGGAGATGCCAAATTTGTAAAGACACCGTCCGGCCTTGAGAAAATCAAATCCTTCCACTTGCATTTCTACGGTGTCAAATTTGAGGCGCCCAATCAAACAATACGCGTGGAGCAAAGCCAATCCGATCGCTCAAAGAAGCCATTTTATCCCGTACC TATCGATCTCCAGAGCCATATTGTCAGCAAAATCACCGTGGGGCGTCTACACTTCTCGGagacaaccaacaacaacatgcgcAAGAAGGGACGCCCGAATCCGGAGCAACGCTTCTTTCAGCTCGTCGTCGGCCTCCATGTGCACACCACATCCGGACATTTTCCCGTGGTTAGCCATGGCAGCGAACGCATTATTGTGCGTGCCTCGAATCCGGGTCAATTTGAATCCGATGTGGATCTTTGCTGGCAACGGGGCCTCACACAGGAGTCCATCTTCCATCCCGGCCGTGTGGGCATTAACACAGACCGTCCGGATGAGAGTCTCGTTGTGCATGGAAATCTCAAGGTATCGGGACATATTGTCCAGCCGAGTGACAGTCGCGCCAAACAGGAAATTGCTGAATTGGACACCTCTGTTCAATTACGCAATATGCAAAAGATACGCATCGTAAGATATCGCTATGAACCGGAATTCGCAGTGCATTCCGGACTGAGACGTGAGAGCGACACTCGGGAAATTGTTGATACGGGTGTTATAGCACAGGAAGTGCGGGAAGTCATACCGGACGCAGTGCAAGAGGCTGGCAGCGTTGTACTGCCCAATGGAAATGTTATTGAGAACTTTTTGCTGGTCAATAAG gATCGTATACTAATGGAGAACATTGGAGCTGTTAAGGAGTTGTGCAAGGTCACCGGTTCGCTGGAGACGCGCATTGAGCATCTGGAACGGGCCAACAACAATCATCATAACCACCAACTGCGTGCAAAGGATTTGCTGGAACCGCGCTGTCTCTTTCCTCCGCGTGTGTATAAATCAAACAATCGCAGCGATGGATACGAGATCTGTTCCAGCCGTGTAATGCAAATCATTATCTTTTTGCTGATCATCGTCATGGCAGCCTG cttgGCTGCCGTATCGACGCTGTACTTTGTGGAGcacaacaagcagcagcagccacagcagctgGATGGCTATCAATTGTTTGGTGACAGTCGCATCTTTCGACCCGACAGTCCAACGCGACTGAGCGACGAGGATCGCCTCAACTTTCAGCACAATTGGCAGTCGCTCTTCAAGAACAAAACGCATGTGCCTTGGCCCAGTTTAATTTATGCGGCGAGCACCACAAGACCCACGGGCGGCACGCCAATCCGCCTGGGCGACGGCGATGAGATTCAGGAGAAGGAGGAACTAACAGCTGTGATGAATAATCCACAGGTGAATCCGCCGTTGCCCGTTGCGCCGATTGCACGGATTACAACCACGGCACCGAGAAATAAAACATCTGCCAGCAAGAACAAGGGCAAATGGCCGGTATCCCAGGAAACACTGCGTCCAGGCAGTAATCAAGGTAGCTCCCAGAAGCTGTTGCATGGTTCTCGCTCCGCCGTAGTGGGTAAATCTCTAGCCCAATCCAATAATGCTACAATTACATCCTCGGAGAAGCCACAACCAATTCCATTGTCGCAGGACTTTGAGAACAACTCCATAGACGTGGAtgcccagcagcaacagcaacagctgcagcagcaattgaAGCAGCCGTTAAAGCTGGACGAGCACATTGTGGTGGTGGGCACCATAGCCAGCACTGACGTGGAAAATGCTGCCTCCGATCCGGTTCAAGCTATACGTAAACTAAATGCAGGAGATGTGGCCATTTACAATGTATACAAGACAGTTTCGCCACCAACGGCCAATCTGGCGCTGACCACCAACAAGGTCAGCACGGAGCAGACACAGTTACAGAGCACACTATCCCTGGCACTGGATGTGCCGCCTCCAGCTGCTGTGCGCAACACGAGCGGAGGTGGCAAAGATACTGGAGATGCTCTGGATTTGCAGAGTCTGAGCACTACAGATGAATCGGACTCGGCATATAATCCCATCACAGCGGTGTTCGGTTTCGAGTACCAGAGTGGTCTTCGGGACTCCAGTTTGGGCAGAAGATCGGCTAATCAACGCAGCTTGGATTGGATACGAAACAAGAGCCTGAAAACTCCGATCTTTGGACAGCCACCGGAGTGCAACAAAGATAAGGATGAGACCGACAATTGTCAG TCCAGCTGCTTTGAGGATCTGCAGCCGGCCGCAGTTGCTGCAGATAATGTGGACGCAAATGTGAAGCACCAGCATGTTGAAGATGACTTGCAGTCCGCCGAATCGGAAGAGGATGAGGACGTATTAAAAATCCAGCCAGTTTCAGGCAATGATACCAGCAATGTGGCTGCTTCCCGTGTCTATCATGGCAAGAGCTCTCACACCACAGCCGCTAGAGCGAAACAATTCTCCACCGAAACGGATGCCTCGGCCAGCGAGGATGCACTGTATACGATCCTAAATGATGCTCCCGTCGTAGCCGTGGATCATTCACCCGATCAAGTGGAGCTGCTGCCCAAAGAAAATGCACCAATTGCTCCAGCTGCGACAGCCACAGTTACAGTGGTGCCTCCTCCTCAATTGGATTGCTGGAGCATTACCAGCTGTGTGCTGGCCGGACTAAATAACTATACCATTGATGTGGAGCACTTTTGTCCCAGCTCGGGCAGCTCCTTGAATGTCAGCTACATTGTGCCCGTTTCACGTTATCTGCAGGCTGTCAGCCTGGAGCTGCATTTTAG CTCCAATAAGCCGCTGCAATGGTCCATTTGCAGCAATGAGGATCAGAGCAAGTCGAATGCCGGCACTGCACAGTTGAACGAGGATGATGATGCACCTCCAAGCAGCTGGGTGAAGGTGCTAAAGCAGCtgggcaacaacaaactgatCCTGGCACTGGACATGCCCAGTCGTGGCAACTTTGTACGCGACTTTATGCTACGTGCCAGCACTGACCTGGAACAA CAAAAACTATGCGATGACAACGCCCATGTGGCGAACCCTATACTCCAGTACAACTTTAGCATCGTAAGAGATTGTGATtag
- the LOC117784023 gene encoding 28S ribosomal protein S17, mitochondrial — translation MAARGLLLMGQCMPCIKQNASKIRIRRMELDKNLNMYFKKDTFFFAHDPQKLCKTGDVVLIRELPERMTRLITHAVEKVVYPLGDITDPITGKKVVVGKYREDIEMANQLFGKSEKAFDYDKAPPRGRLEGTKDFTHGETYIKYHEDGKDQPFAV, via the exons atggcAGCGCGTGGTTTATTACTTATGGGCCAATGCATGCCCTGCATCAAGCAGAATGCATCAAAaatacgcatacgccgcatggAGCTGGATAAAAACCTCAACATG TACTTTAAAAAGGATACGTTTTTCTTTGCCCACGATCCGCAAAAGTTGTGCAAAACAGGCGATGTGGTGCTAATACGTGAACTGCCCGAGCGCATGACCCGCCTGATCACACACGCTGTGGAAAAAGTTGTCTATCCACTTGGTGACATAACAGATCCCATTACCGGCAAGAAGGTCGTGGTGGGCAAGTACCGTGAGGATATTGAAATGGCCAATCAATTGTTTGGCAAATCGGAGAAGGCCTTCGACTACGATAAGGCGCCACCACGTGGTCGACTGGAGGGCACCAAGGACTTTACGCACGGCGAGACATACATTAAATATCATGAAGATGGCAAAGATCAACCATTTGCCGTGTAG
- the LOC117783564 gene encoding ras-related GTP-binding protein C, producing the protein MYHSNETLFLESTSKIVKDDINNSSFVQFQIWDFPGQIDFIEPTFDSEMIFGGCGALVFVIDAKDDYNEALTKFKNTVIKAYKVNPRIKFEVFIHKVDGISDDSKMESQRDIHQRSSDDLSEAGLDQIHLSFHLTSIYDHSIFEAFSKVVQKLIPQLPTLENLLNIFIPNSGIEKAFLFDVVSKIYIATDSSPVDMQAYELCCDMIDVVIDLSSIYSSEETAFDSGSSSLIKLNNNTILYLREVNKFLALVCLLREENFNRQGVIDYNFICFRDAISEVFELRLKRQKMLENADQDDDELVDDHGITIACSNHENDAAVLSRATKIA; encoded by the exons ATGTATCACTCGAACGAGACACTTTTCCTCGAATCGACCAGCAAAATTGTTAAGGACGACATCAACAATTCCAGCTTTGTACAGTTTCAAATTTGGGATTTTCCCGGACAGATTGACTTTATAGAGCCAACATTTGATTCAGAAATGATATTTGGCGGCTGTGGAGCGCTAGTGTTTGTAATTGATGCCAAGGATGATTACAACGAGGCCTTGACCAAGTTCAAGAATACCGTCATCAAGGCATACAAAGTAAATCCTCGCATTAAGTTCGAGGTATTCATACACAAG GTGGACGGCATTAGCGATGATTCAAAAATGGAATCACAACGCGATATACACCAACGTTCATCGGATGACCTCAGCGAGGCGGGACTCGATCAGATTCATCTAAGCTTTCACTTGACTTCGATCTATGATCATTCAATATTCGAAGCGTTCTCGAAGGTTGTGCAGAAGCTTATACCTCAGTTACCTACGCTGGAGAATCTGTTGAACATTTTCATACCG AACTCTGGCATTGAAAAAGCTTTTCTCTTTGATGTTGTATCTAAAATCTATATAGCTACGGATTCATCACCAGTTGATATGCAAGCTTATGAGCTGTGCTGTGATATGATTGATGTGGTCATTGATCTCTCTAGCATATATAG CTCTGAGGAAACTGCATTTGACAGTGGCAGTTCTAGTCtcattaaattgaacaataaTACAATACTTTATCTGCGCGAGGTCAACAAGTTTTTGGCGCTGGTCTGCTTACTGCGAGAGGAGAACTTCAATCGGCAAGGTGTCATTGACTATAACTTTATTTGCTTCCGCGATGCCATAAGTGAGGTGTTTGAGCTGCGTCTGAAACGTCAGAAGATGCTTGAGAACGCCGACCAGGATGATGATGAGCTGGTTGACGATCACGGCATAACAATTGCCTGTTCAAACCATGAGAATGATGCAGCTGTATTGTCCAGAGCAACTAAGATTGCATGA
- the LOC117785466 gene encoding PDZ domain-containing protein GIPC3: MPLFARKSSKNASDHSDISQESKRSSMSSGPTLHNNNSNHSNNNNNNNELDKKPPLIFHCQLAHGSPTGLITGFASVRELYKKIAECFDMSEDDILFCTLNSHKVDMTRLLGGQIGLDDFIFAHRKGRPKEIEIVKTQDALGLTITDNGAGYAFIKRIKEDSIIDRIEHIAVGDHIEKLNGLNMVGKRHYEVARMLKDIATGETFTLRLVEPIRSGFQGIGPRSQSRASSSGGGGNAGRNYGSGKETLRFKANGNAQIEPKFDEATSAGVEAINNLLESFMGINDTELASQIWDLGDNKSNSMDFAEAIDNSDLESFGFTDDFIIELWGAITDARRKSK; the protein is encoded by the coding sequence ATGCCGCTATTTGCCCGTAAATCTTCGAAGAATGCATCGGATCATAGCGATATAAGCCAAGAGAGCAAACGATCTTCAATGAGCAGCGGTCCAAcattgcacaacaacaacagcaatcatagtaataacaataacaacaacaatgaactGGATAAGAAGCCTCCACTGATCTTTCACTGCCAGCTGGCACATGGAAGTCCAACGGGTTTGATAACAGGATTTGCCAGCGTTCGTGAGCTCTACAAGAAGATTGCCGAATGCTTTGATATGTCCGAGGATGATATACTCTTTTGTACCCTCAACTCGCATAAGGTGGACATGACCCGTCTACTTGGTGGACAAATTGGCTTGGACGATTTCATATTTGCCCATCGCAAAGGTCGACCCAAGGAAATTGAGATTGTGAAGACACAGGATGCATTGGGATTGACCATCACAGATAACGGGGCCGGCTATGCGTTCATCAAGCGCATCAAGGAGGATTCAATTATTGATCGAATCGAGCATATTGCCGTGGGGGATCATATCGAGAAGCTGAATGGCTTAAATATGGTGGGCAAGCGTCATTATGAGGTGGCGCGTATGCTGAAAGACATTGCCACGGGAGAGACGTTCACGTTGCGTTTGGTTGAGCCCATTCGCAGTGGTTTCCAGGGTATTGGACCGCGCAGTCAATCACGTGCCTCCTCATCCGGCGGCGGCGGCAATGCTGGTCGCAATTATGGCAGCGGTAAGGAGACGCTGCGCTTTAAGGCCAATGGCAATGCACAGATTGAGCCCAAATTCGATGAGGCCACATCGGCGGGCGTTGAGGCAATCAATAATCTTCTTGAGTCGTTTATGGGCATCAATGATACGGAATTGGCATCACAGATTTGGGATCTGGGTGACAACAAGTCCAATTCCATGGACTTTGCTGAGGCCATTGATAATTCCGATTTGGAGTCTTTCGGTTTCACCGATGATTTCATTATCGAACTGTGGGGTGCTATTACGGATGCGCGTCGCAAGAGCAAATAG